The Solicola gregarius DNA window CGCATCGAGCAGGCAGGATGGTGGCAACGGTGCGATGCGATGTGGGAGGCGGCTGCCATGGTTGAGGATTCGACGTACGACCCGACTGCGGAGGTCGTCGACATCTGTCGCGAGCTGATCCGCATCGACACGCAGAACTACGGCGACGGCTCCGGCCCGGGTGAGCGGAAGGCGGCCGAGTACGTCGCGCAACTGCTCGACGAGGTCGGCATCGAGTCGGAGATCCACGAGTCCGCGCCCGGCCGCGCGAGCCTGGTCGCGAGGTGGGGCGACCACTCCGGGAGCGAGCCACCGCTGCTCATCCACGGCCACCTCGACGTCGTCCCGGCCGAGGCGCGCGACTGGAGCCAGGATCCGTTCGCGGCCGAGGTCGTCGACGGCTACGTGTACGGCCGCGGTGCGGTCGACATGAAGGACTTCGACGCGATGGTCCTCTCGGTCGTACGCGCTCGCCAGCGTGCCGGCGTGGCGCCCAAGCGCCCGATCGTGCTCGCCTTCACGGCAGACGAAGAGGCGGGCAGCCTCTACGGCGCGCACTGGCTCGTCGACGAGCACGCCGACCTGGTCGCCGACTGCACCGAGGCCATCGGCGAGGTCGGCGGCTTCTCGACCGAGGTCGGCGGCAAGCGGCTGTACGTGATCGAGTCGGGGGAGAAGGGCATCTCCTGGATGCGTCTTCGCGCCGACGGCACAGCGGGCCACGGCTCGATGCGCCAACCCGACAACGCCGTCACGGCGGTCGGCGAAGCGGTCGC harbors:
- a CDS encoding M20/M25/M40 family metallo-hydrolase is translated as MVEDSTYDPTAEVVDICRELIRIDTQNYGDGSGPGERKAAEYVAQLLDEVGIESEIHESAPGRASLVARWGDHSGSEPPLLIHGHLDVVPAEARDWSQDPFAAEVVDGYVYGRGAVDMKDFDAMVLSVVRARQRAGVAPKRPIVLAFTADEEAGSLYGAHWLVDEHADLVADCTEAIGEVGGFSTEVGGKRLYVIESGEKGISWMRLRADGTAGHGSMRQPDNAVTAVGEAVAALGAHEWPAEPGPSINLLLDKVSELTGVDRGDTEALMAEFGPAVRMIGAGMRNITNPTMLDAGYKVNVVPSHAEARVDGRYLPGQGETFMRDVQQIVGDKVRAEPDVFQPALEYEFTGDLVDAMTVALTSEDPEAHVAPFLMSGGTDAKAWDRLGIRSYGFTPLRLPGDLDFTALFHGVDERVPTDALEFGARVFDRLVDLA